A single genomic interval of Arthrobacter sp. NicSoilB8 harbors:
- a CDS encoding organic hydroperoxide resistance protein gives MKTLYTAEALASGEGRDGTAVSKDGKLSVTLASPVELGGDGAGTNPEQLFAAGYAACFHSALRLVGRQQKADLTDSAVAARIHLGALDGGTGYGIAAELEIALPAVDRETAEALVAKAHEVCPYSNATRGNITVDITILEVAA, from the coding sequence CGCGACGGCACCGCCGTCAGCAAGGACGGCAAGCTCAGCGTCACCCTCGCCAGCCCGGTGGAACTCGGCGGCGACGGGGCGGGCACCAACCCCGAGCAGCTGTTCGCCGCCGGCTACGCCGCGTGCTTCCACTCGGCCCTCCGCCTGGTCGGCCGCCAGCAGAAAGCGGACCTGACGGATTCCGCCGTCGCCGCCAGGATCCACCTCGGCGCCCTCGACGGCGGAACCGGCTACGGCATCGCCGCCGAACTCGAAATCGCCCTTCCCGCCGTGGACCGCGAGACCGCCGAGGCCCTCGTGGCCAAGGCCCACGAGGTCTGCCCCTATTCCAACGCCACGCGTGGCAACATCACTGTCGACATCACGATCCTGGAGGTCGCCGCATGA
- a CDS encoding NADP-dependent oxidoreductase: protein MSTTTQTLTLPATSREIQLASRPHGRPVPENFRLAESPLPELQDGQVLVRNLYISVDPYMRGRMNDVKSYSAPFALDAALDGGAVGEVIASRSADLLVGDAVVHSLGWREYAVLDAAATTPARTDLAPAPAFLGVLGMTGLTAYAGLLKVAEFKPGEVVFVSGAAGAVGSLVGQIAKAMGASRVIGSAGSPEKVARLLELGFDAAFNYHDGPVAEQLAAAAGDRGIDVYFDNVGGEHLEAALSSLTVGGRVAMCGAIAQYNATEPTPAPRNLMQAIGKQLTLKGFLVGGYWQHMAEFVETMSGWLADGTVRYDETVVDGLENAPQAFMDLLDGANTGKMLVRL, encoded by the coding sequence ATGAGCACCACTACCCAAACCCTGACCCTGCCCGCCACCAGCCGGGAAATCCAGCTGGCGTCCCGGCCGCACGGCCGTCCCGTGCCGGAAAACTTCCGCCTCGCAGAGTCGCCGCTGCCCGAGCTGCAGGACGGGCAGGTCCTGGTCCGCAACCTCTACATCTCGGTGGACCCCTACATGCGCGGCCGCATGAACGACGTCAAGTCCTACTCCGCGCCGTTTGCGCTGGATGCTGCCCTCGACGGCGGCGCCGTCGGCGAAGTCATCGCGTCCCGTTCCGCGGACCTCTTGGTGGGCGACGCCGTCGTCCATTCACTCGGCTGGCGCGAATACGCCGTCCTCGATGCGGCGGCCACCACGCCGGCGCGCACCGATCTGGCGCCCGCCCCGGCATTCCTCGGCGTCCTCGGCATGACCGGCCTGACCGCCTACGCCGGACTGCTGAAGGTTGCTGAGTTCAAGCCCGGAGAGGTGGTCTTCGTCTCGGGCGCCGCCGGCGCGGTGGGCTCGCTCGTGGGGCAGATCGCCAAAGCCATGGGCGCGTCCCGCGTGATCGGCAGCGCGGGCTCGCCGGAAAAGGTGGCCCGGCTGCTCGAACTTGGCTTTGACGCCGCGTTCAACTACCACGACGGCCCTGTCGCCGAACAGCTCGCCGCGGCCGCCGGCGACCGCGGGATTGACGTCTACTTCGACAACGTGGGCGGCGAGCACCTCGAAGCGGCATTGTCCTCACTCACCGTGGGTGGCCGGGTGGCCATGTGCGGGGCCATCGCGCAGTACAACGCCACCGAGCCCACACCGGCGCCGAGGAACCTCATGCAGGCGATCGGCAAGCAGCTGACGCTCAAGGGCTTCCTGGTCGGCGGCTACTGGCAGCACATGGCCGAGTTTGTCGAGACCATGTCCGGCTGGCTGGCTGACGGAACGGTCCGCTACGACGAGACCGTGGTGGACGGTCTGGAGAACGCCCCGCAGGCCTTCATGGATCTGCTCGACGGCGCCAACACCGGGAAGATGCTCGTCCGGCTCTAG
- a CDS encoding BMP family ABC transporter substrate-binding protein, which yields MAGVATAGAAALLLTGCGAAPEASTATQTASNYQGCIVSDSGGFDDQSFNQSSYEGLQKAKKDLGIKTNEAESKTNNDFEPNLRAMVSAGCNLTITVGFLLGDATKAQATANPDKHFAIIDFGYDTPVANVKPIIYDTAQAAFLAGYLAAGTTKTGTVATFGGIKIPTVTIFMDGFADGVKYYNEKKGKDVKVLGWDKAKQDGSFTGDFEKQDKGKQFTQNFLDQGADIVMPVAGPVGKGAGAALKEAKAAGKDVKLIWVDSDGFLTAPDYKDIMLSSVMKQMGEAVETVVKQDKDGQFTNAPYIGTLANDGVQLAPFHDMDAQVPAELKSELDQIKKDIADGKLKVESAASPKA from the coding sequence ATGGCCGGAGTGGCCACCGCGGGCGCGGCTGCACTCCTGCTGACCGGCTGCGGAGCTGCCCCTGAGGCAAGCACCGCCACCCAGACCGCCAGCAACTACCAGGGCTGCATCGTGTCCGACTCGGGTGGTTTCGACGACCAGTCATTCAACCAGTCCTCCTATGAGGGCCTGCAGAAGGCCAAGAAGGATCTCGGCATCAAGACGAACGAGGCCGAGTCGAAAACCAACAACGACTTCGAGCCGAACCTGCGCGCCATGGTCTCTGCCGGCTGCAACCTGACCATCACGGTCGGCTTCCTCCTCGGCGATGCCACGAAGGCCCAGGCCACGGCCAACCCGGACAAGCACTTCGCCATCATCGACTTCGGCTACGACACCCCGGTTGCCAACGTTAAGCCGATCATCTACGACACCGCCCAGGCCGCGTTCCTGGCCGGCTACCTCGCGGCAGGCACCACCAAGACCGGAACAGTTGCCACCTTCGGCGGCATCAAGATCCCCACGGTCACCATCTTCATGGACGGTTTCGCCGACGGCGTGAAGTACTACAACGAGAAGAAGGGTAAGGACGTCAAGGTCCTTGGCTGGGACAAGGCCAAGCAGGACGGTTCCTTCACCGGAGACTTCGAAAAGCAGGACAAGGGCAAGCAGTTCACCCAGAACTTCCTGGACCAGGGTGCCGACATCGTCATGCCCGTCGCCGGTCCGGTCGGCAAGGGTGCGGGCGCGGCCCTGAAGGAAGCCAAGGCAGCAGGCAAGGACGTCAAGCTCATCTGGGTTGACTCCGACGGCTTCCTCACGGCACCTGACTACAAGGACATCATGCTCTCCTCCGTCATGAAGCAGATGGGCGAGGCAGTTGAGACGGTGGTCAAGCAGGACAAGGACGGCCAGTTCACCAACGCGCCCTACATCGGCACCCTCGCGAACGACGGCGTCCAGCTGGCTCCGTTCCACGACATGGATGCCCAGGTTCCGGCCGAACTGAAGTCCGAGCTGGACCAGATCAAGAAGGACATCGCCGACGGCAAGCTGAAGGTTGAATCCGCAGCCAGCCCGAAGGCCTAA